CGTTACTAAATTTAATTGCTGATGCAGAGGTTTCAACTTCAGAAAATATGTCAGCACAAGAATTAGAAATCGTATTGAATAAAGTTAATCACGAAACAAAAGAGATTCTTACTGAAGATAAAATTGCTGGATTGAAATAATGAAAACATATATTGTTATACTCAGAGGAATAAACGTTTCAGGAAAAAATAAACTTCCCATGCAAGAATTACGAGTTATGCTTGAAGGTTTAGAATTTTCTGAAGTTAAAACGTATATCCAAAGTGGAAATATTGTTTTAAAATCTTCGAAGGAAGCTTTAGAAGTAGAAAAGACAATCAAAAAAGGAATATCTAAAACCTTCGGCTATGATGTTCCAGTTTTAGCTAGAACAGTTACTCAATGGGAAAAAGCAATCGCTAATAATCCGTATTCAGAAGTAGAAGAAAAACAACAATATTTTACATTTTTATCAGCGATTCCAGAAATCAAATATTTTGATATAGATGCAAAAGAAGATACTTATCAAATAATTGAGGATGTTGCATATGTAAATGCAGTTGGAGGTTATGGAAAAACAAAATTGACAAACAATTTGTTTGAAAAGAAGCTGAACGTAACAGCAACCACAAGAAATTTAAAAACGACATTAAAGCTATTAAGTTTAGTAAACTAAAGTTATAACATGAACGAAGAAAGTATAAAAAAAGGAATCAACATTTTGTCAATTTTAGCAATAATTTCAGGAGGTTTTGGAATGGTTTTCTGTTTTCCGTTTTTATGGTCAGCTAATATTGCAGATTTAGTAGGAGCAGGATTCCCTTTTGTAGGAGGTTCTATTCTTTTTGGAGCAGGTTTAATCACTTTAGGAATTTTCAATAAAAAGTAAGTTTAAAAAATGGAAAAAAAAGTAACGCCAAGAGGTGCATATCCACATGTAAAAGTAGTGGGAGATTTTATATTTGTTTCAGGAACAAGTTCTAGAAGACCAGATAATACAATTGCTGGAGTTGAACTTATTGACGAAATGAATACCAAAAAATTAGATATTGAAGTTCAAACTAGAGAAGTTTTAAAAAATATTGATAGAAACTTACAAACGGTTGGAGCAAGTTTAAAAGATGTTGTAGATGTCACTACTTTTTTAGTAAATATGAACGATTTTGCAGGTTATAATAAAGCTTATGGAGAGTTTTTCGATAAGCAAACCGGACCAACAAGAACTACAGTTGCTGTTCATCAATTACCACACCCAGATTTAGTAGTAGAGATCAAAGTAACTGCATACAAAAAACAGTAATTGATCGAAATAGATTCACATAAAATAATATTAGAAACAGAAGGTTTTTCTATTTCTAAACCTCTTTTCTCAAATGAGGAACTAAAACAAATGTGTGATTTAATAGATCAATCTGATCACAATTTTGCTATTCGTCAGTTGGTATTGAAAGTTCCTAAACTTCAAGAGTTAATTTTCAATAATGATCATTTTAAAAACTTATACAAGAGTATTTGTGATGAAAGGTATTTCTTATCTAAAGCGATCTTTTTTAATAAACCTAAAATGTCGAATTGGTTTGTGAGTTATCATCAAGATTTAAGTATAAGCGTAAAGAATAAAAAAGAAACACATGGATATTCTAATTGGACGAATAAAAACGGACAATTAGGCGTTATTCCGCCAAGAGAAGTTTTAGAAAATACAGTTACATTTCGAATTCATTTAGATGATACAAATGAAACTAACGGAGCCTTACATGTAATTCCAAAAAGTCATAACAAAGGAATTATTAGAGTTGATGAAACTTTCAATAAAAACAAATTAGAAAAAGAAGTATTATGTAATGTTGATAAAGGAGGAGTGATGGTCATGAAACCATTGTTGTTACATGCATCGCAAAGATCTGTATCAGCATTTAATCGAAGAGTCATTCATTTAGAATTTTGTAATCAAGAAATTCCAATGCAATGGTTAGAAAAATAAATTGTATAATGACGATCAAAAACTACATAAACGGAGAATTTATAGATCCAGTTGATGGAAATTATATTGATAATTTTAATCCTTCTATTGGAGAAGTATACGGACAAATACCAAATTCTTCTATAGAAGATGTTGAATTAGCTTATAAAGCAGCTAAAGAAGCTTTTCCTATTTGGTCTAAAACTACTTTAGAAGAACGAAGTCGTATATTACTTAAAGTTGCAGATTTAATAACAGATAAGCTTGATTTTTTAGCAGAAGCAGAAACTAAAGATAATGGGAAACCATTGAGTTTAGCAAAAACTATTGATATTCCAAGAGCATCTTCTAATTTTCGTTTTTTTGCTAACGCGATCACACAGTTTCCTTCTGAAGCTCATGAAAGTGTTGGTTTGAATGCAATGAATTTTACGTTACGTCATCCAATCGGAGTTGTCGGTTGTATTTCTCCGTGGAATTTACCTTTGTACTTATTTACTTGGAAAATTGCTCCTGCTATTGCTGCTGGAAATTGTGTGGTTGCCAAACCAAGTGAAGTTACACCAATGACTGCTTATTTATTAGGTGAAATTTGTAACGAAGCAGGTTTGCCAAAAGGTGTGTTAAATATTGTACATGGTTTAGGTCAAACTACTGGTCAGGCTATTGTTGAACACCAGAGTATTAAAGCAATTTCTTTTACAGGTGGAACTGCAACAGGAGCTCATATTGCAAGAACAGCGGCCCCAATGTTTAAAAAGTTATCGTTAGAATTAGGAGGAAAGAATCCAAATATTATTTTTTCGGACGCTGATTATGATGAAATGTTAGCAACAACAGTAAAGTCATCTTTTGCCAATCAAGGTCAGATTTGTTTATGCGGAAGTAGAATTTTTGTAGAAGAAACTATCTATGAAAAATTCAAAAAAGATTTTGTAAATAAAGTTTCAAAACTCAAAGTTGGCAATCCGTT
This genomic stretch from Tenacibaculum jejuense harbors:
- a CDS encoding DUF1697 domain-containing protein; amino-acid sequence: MKTYIVILRGINVSGKNKLPMQELRVMLEGLEFSEVKTYIQSGNIVLKSSKEALEVEKTIKKGISKTFGYDVPVLARTVTQWEKAIANNPYSEVEEKQQYFTFLSAIPEIKYFDIDAKEDTYQIIEDVAYVNAVGGYGKTKLTNNLFEKKLNVTATTRNLKTTLKLLSLVN
- a CDS encoding RidA family protein yields the protein MEKKVTPRGAYPHVKVVGDFIFVSGTSSRRPDNTIAGVELIDEMNTKKLDIEVQTREVLKNIDRNLQTVGASLKDVVDVTTFLVNMNDFAGYNKAYGEFFDKQTGPTRTTVAVHQLPHPDLVVEIKVTAYKKQ
- a CDS encoding phytanoyl-CoA dioxygenase family protein translates to MIEIDSHKIILETEGFSISKPLFSNEELKQMCDLIDQSDHNFAIRQLVLKVPKLQELIFNNDHFKNLYKSICDERYFLSKAIFFNKPKMSNWFVSYHQDLSISVKNKKETHGYSNWTNKNGQLGVIPPREVLENTVTFRIHLDDTNETNGALHVIPKSHNKGIIRVDETFNKNKLEKEVLCNVDKGGVMVMKPLLLHASQRSVSAFNRRVIHLEFCNQEIPMQWLEK
- a CDS encoding aldehyde dehydrogenase, giving the protein MTIKNYINGEFIDPVDGNYIDNFNPSIGEVYGQIPNSSIEDVELAYKAAKEAFPIWSKTTLEERSRILLKVADLITDKLDFLAEAETKDNGKPLSLAKTIDIPRASSNFRFFANAITQFPSEAHESVGLNAMNFTLRHPIGVVGCISPWNLPLYLFTWKIAPAIAAGNCVVAKPSEVTPMTAYLLGEICNEAGLPKGVLNIVHGLGQTTGQAIVEHQSIKAISFTGGTATGAHIARTAAPMFKKLSLELGGKNPNIIFSDADYDEMLATTVKSSFANQGQICLCGSRIFVEETIYEKFKKDFVNKVSKLKVGNPFDADTNLGALVSKPHLEKVKSYIDIAEKEGGKILFGGKKVTVLGSENGYYLQPTVIEIQDNSCKLNQEEIFGPVVTIMPFKTEEEVLEYANDVSYGLSATLWTNNLNRTMRMTQELQAGIVWVNTWLLRDLRTPFGGVKASGVGREGGFEALRFFTEPKNICIKY